Part of the Nicotiana sylvestris chromosome 5, ASM39365v2, whole genome shotgun sequence genome is shown below.
caaaggaaccataacttagtgtgtgaatttcacggcacacacagtcacaggatcgaggattgccaacAACTCTGGGAAGAAGTAGCCTGACTACTCAGCAatggtcacctccgagaattccttagcgatcgagccaaatattagttccgggaaagagaggcgaccaagaagaatgaAATAGATGAGccacaacatatcatccacatgatctttagAGGCATAGATGCCCCACAAGAACCAATGGTcaggagaacaaaaatatccatcacttgGGAAAATCAAACtagaggttacatacccgagtaTGCCCTCGCATTGAGCGACAAAGACATCGAGGCTCTATCTCAGCCTTACAGCaatgcattggtaatttcttttcttgtaaatacatttcaaattaagtgtgtgcttgtggatccacgtagctcggccaacattatcaggtcgagggtggtggagcagctagGACTGCTCGTCCAGATTGTGCCCACCTCTCgtgtcctcaacggattcaacatggcaagcgaaataatgaaaggagaaatcaccatCCCCGTCAATGTGgctggcacaacccaaaatgccaggtttcatgtcatcgaaggagacatgaggtacaatgcattgctcgaaaggccatggatacactgcatgagagcagtaccatccaccctccatcaaatgatgaaatttccgaCAAATGATGGGATAAAAACTGTCTACGCGGAACAGCATGCAACAAAAGAGATGTTTGCGGTGCACGATTTGGCACCGGCGCCAATACCTCCACCGTCGagggagccaaaggataagcaaatagtAAAATAGCAATAACAAGCTATATTCCCAGCTACACCCGACTAAACAAAGCAAAGGACTGTACTGTGTCCTCAGAACAAACTGTTGAAACGTATCGAGGCCCAAAGCACCGTCAGCACTAAGGTATGATCATCCCCTTATAAACCCGAGTGCAGGTATCCGATAGAAATGGCCGAAACTCTTTCCAACTCGAAGTCCTTAGGTTCCAAAAGCatacattgcactcttttccttttacCAGGTTTTTATCCAAAGAAGGATTTTACCGgcaaagtttttaatgaggcaacatctatatgctacctaaggaagactcaacaagtattcaattcttcttttcaaccaacctcgaatactgggggcatccccccggaaggtcacctccTCAGAGAAGCCAAGATGTGCTAAATGTGGCCttgataggaaaatgatgtaccgggccaaatggtcgaacgaacTGTGTCCGTATAGTATTAGCGAGCCCTTAATAGCAAAAAAatatatacttgtaccaagtaatcaaagaatactttccatCCATCAAAGCATTTCGCGTTTCAAAGGAGTTCggtattttttacaaaaatggctccaaagccaaaaaagcgtcccgaacactcggggactgacgtcaaaaactcgaagccgcatgacctccgggtcggaagcttcgaacttgtaagccctcaatgaggcaacatcaaggttacaaaaatggctccagaaGCCAAGAacgtcccaaacactcggggactggcgtcaaaaactcATCCATATAACCCCCGGGTCGGAAGCTTCAAGCTCGTAAGCCCTCAAATAGGCAATGTCAAGTCTACAAAAATGGTTCCAGTGCCAAGAAAACTTTAATTGTCTCGGGGACtgccgaggccataagaccccatacGGGCAACCTCGACTTCGTAATACCTCAAGCAAGGCACGAAccatacttgtgccaagtaaccaaaactgtaagacctcaagcaaggcatgaaccatacttatACCAAGTAACCaaagctgtaagacctcaagcaaggcatgtaAAAATTTTAAGACCTTACAAAAAGGCATTACCCCAATCTTAatgttaaggctatatattcgaagttgtaagacccctaaaaaggcataccctcaatatagatgCCAAAACTGCTTCACTCGGGAACTAAAAGGCTACAACCAAACATAAATGACTATGGTCATAAGGTTCCgaccaaactaacgcgactcgaggatgcccgaccgtcgatataaaatcacaggccttcaattactttgaaagtacttcgaaaagaaccggttaaacaggctaccctcgactcATACAAAAAAGCTttaaccatgtcagctccaaactataggcttgGAAACACTTAGTCACTGAGAAAAACCTCCCGTGGTGCTCGTtcatcgccatataatgactcacaatcgaggtttttatcgaaATCGTCGAAGAGTCAGGAAAGCACAATTTCAAAAcatccttaacgagggaaaaataaagcctatactagaggttgtaccgacccaatgcgtaagagccaatGTCGCCAGCCATATAAAGGGTCGTActaacccaatgcgtaagagccattattgctagcccatataagaggtcgtactgacccaatgcgtaagagccacttccgtcagcccatataaaaggtcgtaccgacctaacgcataagagcctaagggccaactttaaattcaaaaacttaagggtcaatgagctcgagtcgaaacctaGCTAGGagattgaacccaaaatagttagcTGAATATGCCTAATAGCAAAAGCTTAAGAGCTCAAACGTCGGCTTATGCTAACAGGTCGTGCCGACCAAAtgtgtaagagcctacgggccagcctcaCGAGCCCCAGGGCCGTACTATAAACCTAAAGGTTCTTTTTAAACTCGAAGACCAGTTCAATCTGGCTAATGACTGACAAACACCGAAGCAAAGGGAAGTGCGCGAAAAATGAAACCGCAAGGCTTCCTTTTATACGTATATGTGAAAAAAATACAAAGCTCCATTTACAATGTTCTTTAAAAGTTACtatacacaaaaataaaaagaaaggccTAATCTGCAtccccctcggggactatggCCCGTCGGCCTCTCTCTCGCTATCTTCGGCATCGGACAAAAGGAACTTAGCATCATATTCGTCCGCCTTTGCCTGCTCTATCTCTTTTGAGAGATCGAAGACCCTggcatggatctcctcgagagTTTCCCTCCAAGATTTACACCTAACATACTCTTTGCTCCTACTCTCACGGTCAAGGACCCCTCTCATCTCAGCTCGAGCGTTAGCAACATCTTGCAAATAGATGGCCACTTTCTTATCAGCCTTGGTTCGGAACCCTTTGGATTCAGCCCGAGCATCTACACCCTCGGCCTTCATCTTTAGAAGTTCAGACTCGAGCCTCACAATCATGCACATTCGGCCCGAGCTATTTGAACGAGCATTCCAGAGTTGCACTTCGAGGGcggaagccttggccaaagcatctctcttggccgcaacttgggcatctGCCTGAACCTTTAGCTTGTTACACTCATACTGAACCCGGTCAACTTCCGCCCAAAGTCATTCCAGCTCCTCCGTTTTTCTCTGTAGCTGAAACATCGGAATATTAATCTCGAAAAGCAGAAAGGGGGAGCATACATCCACTCGAAATAAAGGTTAACTGTCATTCGAGATAGCTTTCGTAGATTCAACTTCGACCCGCCTCGTACTACAGGTAGTCCAACTCATTTCCCCACTTCTTaaaaagaagcctgagggatttctccccatccaaagCTTTCCGCAACTTGGTTTCACGACGAAGcagctcggacttgagcttgCCGAAGGCCTGCAAAAAGGGAGTtgaataaggaagggaaggcacGAAACTAAAAAAGCATGTACCGACCACCAAAACTCACCATGGAACTGAGCCACTGAGCTTCGTCAAAGGTCGAGCACACATTTACTGGCTTGGCCTTATCGGCCCCGATAAAATTACTCCTGATGGGAGCACGATCGCCCGATATTCCACTTGATTCACCTGGCCCTTGGCCTCGAAtttccctcgaagtacctttggTAGGGGAAGAGGAAGGCGACAGGAAACCCTCATCCTTCGAAGTGCCTTCAACGGGAATGGGAGACGGCGGCAAGAAAGGAatagttttttcaaaaatagaggATTCAGAGGCCGCAGGTTTGACCGACATATCTCTTTTGAACCTCTAAGTAGGGCTCGCCCCATTGCGAGCATCCTCGCCCTTCGAAGATTCCTTCCATTTGTTATCAATCCTCGGCCCCGAGGTCGGCAATCTTTCCTCCTCCCCGAAGGGACACTGCCTCATCTCGGAAAATTCTCCAATACCTACGGTGGCAAAGTTAGTGCGctaaaaagaaagtacctttctgAGAAAACAAGCCACTAAACACCTACCatgatgttttgcctcccatctccccttgGATAGGTCTCGCCATTTGCACTTATCATAAGTCGAACAAGctgccagcttacgagaccattCAGCCAGGTCAGGAACCTCGTTCGGCAACCAAGGGAacgttaaagaaaataaaaagggaaacatCTTTATGGAGCCCGCCTCTATTATGGACAAAAACAataaaaacacaagtgtaccactttcatgtgaaattccatttctcaagaaATGGCAAAAACTCTCCAAGGATAATATCGACTATCCGTGCTTGAACAAATTGCTCATCCACTCTCGGTCCTCGTCTTCTTAGTTGCTAATGGCAAGGGACCGGGTGGATCGATGTCACAGAGTAATCAGGACCTAGTAATGCAAAGGCCTGTATAACCTAATGAGGTGACTTAGGGTGAATTCGAGCCCAGTCTTATCcgcaaagtaccttatcatcagcactatcTTCCAAAAGGATGGGTGAGCCTAAGCCAAGGTAACCTGACCTTCTACAAAACTCGAGCACGACCCTATCGAGAGGGCCCAATGTAAAGGGGTACGTATATacattcaaaaacccctcgacatggGCCATAATGCTCTCCTCCGGGAAGGTACGCCTGCAACACCACCTCTTCTCCCTATCCACAGTCTTTTTTGTGTACCTCGAGGTGCTCCTCCCCTACTGAGGAGATAAACCTCGACGCATGCTCCCGGTGGCCCAGAACATTAGGAGGTTTCTCTAACTTAAAGTCCCTCTTGGAGACAAAGCACCTCGATGTTAGCCCACCGAATGTCGGGGGTATACCACCAACCGAGTGCAAAACTAGGGAAGAAGATTCCTCTTCTTGTCAAGCGGATTTGGGCATAGTAGCTATGGCTTTGGTAAAACGAAGAAAGGGGAAATAGAAGATTTAGGCAAAAGCTTTGAGGTAAAGGGAAATTGGCGCAAGAAAGGAGAACCCTGTAAAGAAGATAGTCGCTCAATATAGCAGAATCTTCAAATAAAGGGAAAAAGTACATATATAGAGCAGGTGGTGACTATTCGCTTGACCTAGAGACCAACAAAATCTGACCATGTCAGTATCATTTTTTAGGAAGCGCACTGATGGGGCCTCCTCGGTCACTTTGTAACCACGCCACATAAATGAAACTGTCATGCAAGAGCTCGGAAGTCATCAGACCCCGAGGATTTTTGCTATTGCAGGCATTGACCCTATAGAAACTATCGGTCCAATTTGGAGATGGTGCCTGATCTCAAAGGCCTCGATTGCTCCAAGTGTACGCCTCTAAGAGCCAACATTAGAATTCGAAGAGAAAAGCATTAAAACATGGAACGTGAAATACCTGAAGCGAAAAAAATGTTATATTTCCAAAAACACATTTACAACAGGGGAGCATTTACAAAGatcttgaaaaaaaagaaaaaaaaatgacctaagtctaCTCTTCACCCCCACTGCCCACGGAATCATCGTCCGAACCCTCATCTGAAGTGGCTAAAAAAGTAGATTTCTCCTCCAAGGTTCAGGCTTCCTCGATCTCAGCTGAGAGATCGGCGCCCTTATCACTCACTTCCTCAAGAGCCTGCCTCCTTGCTTGCGCACGAACAAAAGCAACGGCCCAAGTCAGCTTCTACTTGGCCTTCACTACTATCTCTCGAGCTCGTTTGTTTGTAGTGGTGGCACCTTTCTTATACAAGGACGCCTTTTCTTCTGCCGCAGACTTAGCCGACGATAGTACAGAAACCTCCTCTTTGGAACTCTGCAGAAGTTCCCGGGTTGACGACATCTCCATCCACAGAAGGTCCCTCTCCGAGGCCACGACCACATTTGTCCCCTTAAATCGAAGACCTCTGCATCCTTAGCAACTGCCTCCTCTCGAAGCTGCTTCGCAAGGGCATTCTTTTGCCTGACCTGCAAAGGAGAAGAAAGTTGGTAAAACACCAAGTTACAAGGACAAAGGGCAAGTACGGAAATACAGTAATACCTGCTCGGTAAGGTTATCTCTTTCTCGGCACACTCCTTCCAACCTCGCCCGGAGCCCATTCAATTCCTCCCCCTTCTTGCAAAAGAGGTCTCCAACTCCTTTAACCTCGAGGTGAGATTCTCGACCTCCTTCCTACGGTATATAAGCTCATCTCGCAGCTTAGAGATAGTATCATCATACATTTTCTTAGCCTACAACAAAACAGAAGATTCAGAAAAATGAGTAGAAATACTTGAACCACGAAAAGTATACATAAAAGGGGTATCATCTGCTGCTAGAGCCTCTCCGCCTCCTCTATAGCGTTGGGAGCGTCGAGATCAATGTCCTCACTGACACCATCAAGAAAATTTCCAAGCACATCTCCCCCCTCATGAAGGCCCTCCACATTGGTGACCCTTGGGTATTGTGCATCCCTGAATTCCCTAGGGGAGAATTGAGGACCCGAATTAAGGCCACCCAGGACATCGATATCTCCGAAGGGCAAATCCTTCCCCCAAAAAGCTCTGGGCCCAGGCCCTTTGGAGTCATCAACAATGGGCTCCTTGACAGGGACTGTACCACGTCCGATTAGGAACTCCGAGACTGTATCCTCACCCTTCTCGAGGGTCTCCACAGCATGGGCTCGAGCCAAATCGACCGTTCCCAATTCAGCGGCCCTCGGCCCAGCCACCTGTAAGGCATCCGTGCCCGACCTTGTCCTTTGTACCAGAAGgttctcatcatcatcatcatcttcatcctCAGTACCGGGACTTGCCCAAGAAGCTGAAGCCGAGACATTGGCATCGGCACGAGGCCTGCGAGATTTGGGCTTCTTTGACATAGGAGATGCAACATCCAccttttttttcctcttcttgCCCTTATCAGGCTTCCAGGTCTCTTCCTTGCTGTCGGAAGGCAGTCTCATCAGCACTCCATCACCAAGGCTTGCACAATCATAATACTCACAGCTTGTCAATACGAAAGAGATATTGAAACATGGTAGAGGAGACAACAAAAAGGCTTATCGTGATTTTTGTCCGGCCACCACGTTTTAGCCAAGTCGGGCCAAGAACGCTCGAGATAAAGGAATGAAGTATCCAATTGCCTAATCCACCCTGACAGGTCTTGAACCACTTCAGTATACCAAACGGTAGCTGCATAAACAAAGGGTAGATCATTTTTTGAGAAGAAAGTTAGAAGACAGTAAAGCATGTTCGAGGGATAGGCATTGACGCTCCATATTCAACTTCTCCGGGAATGGCATCCTTTTGGTCGGGATGATGTTCGAGGTCCTCACCCGGACAAACCTGCTCATCCACCCTCAATCCTTGTTGTCATCAATGCTCGATATAAATGGCTTCGTGGATCGAGGGTGAAGCTTGATCAGACCTCGAAAGAGACGAGGGCTATATAGTCTAATCAAGTGGTCAAGGATGAAAGTCATACCCACGACCTTGTTGGAGAAATAATGGAGCATATAGACTACCCTCTAGAAAGAAGGATAAATTTGGCTAAACGTCACTTGATACTTATGACAGAAGTCGAGAATAACCAAATTTATCACCGAGGAAGAAGTATCTGAAGAATCGATGGGACCCAAAGTGAATGGGTATGTATAAACATGAAGAAAGCCAGCCTTGTGGTCTGTTATGCTCTCATTAGAACTAGGAATCTCAACCAGCACTATACTCTTCCATCGACAGTCATCCCTCACTTTTTTGTATATAAGTCACGACGCTAATATACCAGGACACGTATTCGCATCGGCCCGGCGTAGATGAGGGTCTCTCGACAGAAAAATCGTTCACAGTATCAAACTCGGTAGGGGTACAATGTTCAATGGTAGGTTCAACTTTTGGTCTTGCCCTTGGATATTCGAGACGAAGAGGCAACATCCTCTTTTCGAGGCAATATTTTAGAGGTTCTACCCATAGTGGTGGAAAGGCCTTTATGAGAAAGGAAGTGAGGAACCAAGAACGGAAGAAAGAAGAATGAGTAAGGGGATGACCTTGGCTTTGAAAGTTTGAAgatgttgtaaaagtgtgaatCATTGAATGATtgaggtatttatagaagccatATTGACAGTGGAAAGAACGAACCAATAGCGgttcgtgggcttctcgatagtAGTGTTGACAACGACCCTTGCACGGCTTTTTGAgttatggcatttaatgctctgataggcTAACGTTATGATGGTAGTGCCTAAGGAGTAGGAGTTCAAAACCATTTCCTATCATTTTATTCTAGgaaacgtggggactatctgtatacggtaaaaatcaaTGGTCAAATTTTACAACCATTAAGGCGCCTTATAGAGATTGGCCCCAGAAGGATTGAAGCTCAGCTCGGGTTTCAACCCTAAGGGTTCTCAATGATCGGCCTCAAGGCAGTGTAAATCAGCGGCTACGGTGGATCGATGTgaggttcccaaggcacgtgactagaGTTGACAAAGTCTATTAGCTAGTTCAAACGCGTATCATGGCATTTAAATGGATGTACcaaccccatatctttgtaataaatgcatttgtactatattgggattccccctcatatacaaaggggatccttgtcattttgtaaggggATGATCTGATAcacaatattgaatatacaagaacattttcTTGCTCCATAACTTAACATATTCTCTGGAATTATTGCTTACATTTTTGTGTTTTATTTAttattctttatttattgctcattattggtcataaatAGCCGCCATCAAATTTATgataactgttaatcctccatTGACTGCCCTTAGCCGGGCACCCGACTCGAGCTCGAGGCCCCGTACACGCAAGCTCAAGTCCCTGATTTCCAGCCATCTGGTTTGATTATTACACTATCTACAAGCTCTTATCTTATTATCTAATCTTTaacttagcatctattgcttaataactagcataaaaatagatcacgtatttttagaaccacaaaatcaaatataattgtaattaCTGTTTCAAGGTAAACACCGTGatctctagctcaaaatatgaaaaatggactcaaaccatCGATTTTGAATTTAACAGTGTATGCCcagatttccttcttcgcaaacgcgaccgtcctctcgcgttcgcgtaggccaaCTTGACTGCCTCTCCACTTTACTCTTCGCTAACGCGACAATTGCTTCGTGAATGTGATGCTTTACCAGCTcaacccttcgcaaatgcgaccacaaCCTCGTGAACGCGTAGAACAAAAGGTTAGGGGTCCCTAGTTACCTCTCTCCTCTTCTCGAACGCGACCCTACTCCCATGATCGCGATGCACATCCAGACCACACCTTCAAGTTTACGTATTCCCCTTCTCGAACATGAAGAACAAATCCAATCATCTCAAAAATATTCTTCGCGAATGTGAGGCCCCTCTCACAAACGTGTAAGAGGAAACCAGAAAAAATGCAGTAGCAGATATCAGTAATCTCACCAAGGCCAAAAATGATTCGTTAACCACTCGAATCtcaccccgaggcccttgggacctcaaccaaacataccaacgcgtcccataacatcatacgaacttagtcgaacctttggataactcaaaataacataaaaacaCCAAATTACACCCGCATTCAAGcctaaagaacttctaaacttctaaattccacaaacgatgttgaaacctatcaaaccccGTCctaataacctcaaattttgcacacaagtcataaatgacaccacgaacctactccaactttcgaaaatcCAATCCTATACCAATATCAAATTTCCATTGCCGACCAAAATTgcaaaaaatttaactttcgccaattcaagcctaattctgccacggacctccaaatcacatttcggatgcgctcctaagtccaaaatagctaacggaaccatca
Proteins encoded:
- the LOC138868699 gene encoding uncharacterized protein yields the protein MVRRTKISITWENQTRGYIPEYALALSDKDIEALSQPYSNALVISFLVNTFQIKCVLVDPRSSANIIRSRVVEQLGLLVQIVPTSRVLNGFNMASEIMKGEITIPVNVAGTTQNARFHVIEGDMRYNALLERPWIHCMRAVPSTLHQMMKFPTNDGIKTVYAEQHATKEMFAVHDLAPAPIPPPSREPKDKQIVK